In the Malus domestica chromosome 16, GDT2T_hap1 genome, one interval contains:
- the LOC103404094 gene encoding methylesterase 10-like, whose product MENAKHFVLVHGTCLGAWCWYKLVTLLRHAGHRVTALDLEGSGIHSNQIHEVTSIWPLMEFLGSIHEDEKPICLITLPFPESSYKIMAVYVRRPMEGTSPRSPSSFLVSLSQGRQSGQQQPTS is encoded by the exons ATGGAGAATGCAAAGCATTTCGTTTTGGTTCATGGCACTTGCCTCGGAGCATGGTGTTGGTACAAGCTTGTTACCCTACTCCGACATGCCGGCCACCGCGTCACTGCGTTGGACCTCGAGGGTTCTGGGATCCATTCCAACCAGATTCATGAGGTCACTTCCATTTGGCCATTGATGGAGTTCTTGGGTTCTATTCATGAAGATGAGAAGCCTATTTGCCTCATTACACTTCCCTTCCCGGAGTCCTCATACAAG ATCATGGCTGTCTACGTGCGCAGGCCCATGGAAGGAACCAGTCCACGCTCACCGTCTTCCTTCCTCGTTTCACTTTCTCAAGGCAGGCAAAGTGGGCAGCAGCAACCAACAAGTTAA